In the Drosophila gunungcola strain Sukarami unplaced genomic scaffold, Dgunungcola_SK_2 000001F, whole genome shotgun sequence genome, one interval contains:
- the LOC128261375 gene encoding tyrosine-protein kinase transmembrane receptor Ror isoform X1, producing MDTISSFILRFLLLLLLKWKDVGSHNVDSRIYGFQQSSGICHIYNGTICRDVLSNAHVFVSPNLTMNDLEERLKAAYGVIKESKDMNANCRMYALPSLCFSSMPICRTPERTNLLYFANVATNTKQYKNSNVTIRRKRTKTKDIKNINIFKKKSTIYEDVFSTDISSKYPPTRESENLKRICREECELLENELCQKEYAIAKRHPVIGMVGVEDCQKLPQHKDCLSLGITIEVDKTENCYWEDGSSYRGVSNVSASGKPCLRWSWLMKEISDFPELIGQNYCRNPGSVENSPWCFVDSSRERIIEICDIPKCADKIWIAIVGTTAATILIFIVIFAVILFKRRTIMHYGMRNIHNINTPSADKNIYGNSQLNNAQDVGRGNIGNLTDHVALNSKLIERNTLLRISHFTLQDVEFLEELGEGAFGKVYKGQLLQPNKTTITVAIKALKENASVKTQQDFKREIELISDLKHQNIVCILGVVLNKEPYCMLFEYMANGDLHEFLISNSPTEGKSLSQLEFLQIALQISEGMQYLSAHHYVHRDLAARNCLVNEGLVVKISDFGLSRDIYSSDYYRVQSKSLLPVRWMPSESILYGKFTTESDVWSFGVVLWEIYSYGMQPYYGYSNQEVINLIRSRQLLSAPENCPTAVYSLMIECWHEQSVKRPTFTDISNRLKTWHEGHFKASNPEMCA from the exons ATGGACACAATATCGTCATTTATTCTGCGTTTTTTGCTCCTACTTTTATTGAAATGGAAGGATGTGGGGAGCCATAATGTGGACTCACGAATTTACGG GTTTCAGCAGTCATCAGGGATTTGTCATATTTACAATGGCACTATTTGTCGAGATGTTTTGAGCAATGCCCATGTTTTTGTATCCCCCAATCTTACCATGAACGACTTGGAGGAGCGATTAAAAGCCGCATATGGCGTAATAAAGGAATCCAA AGATATGAATGCGAATTGTCGCATGTATGCTTTGCCCAGTTTATGTTTCAGTTCTATGCCGATTTGCAGAACTCCTGAACGCACGAATTTATTGTACTTTGCCAACGTGGCTACAAACACGAAACAgtacaaaaattcaaatgtcACAATTCGCCGAAAGAGAACCAAAACCAAAGACATTAAAAAcatcaacatttttaagaagAAATCCACCATCTATGAAGATGTGTTCAGCACTGATATTTCGAGTAAATACCCACCTACCAGAGAGTCTGAAAACCTAAAACGCATTTGCCGGGAGGAGTGCGAACTCCTAGAAAACGAGCTTTGTCAGAAGGAGTACGCAATCGCCAAACGGCATCCAGTCATCGGCATGGTTGGAGTCGAGGACTGCCAAAAGTTGCCCCAACACAAGGACTGCCTGTCCTTGGGCATAACCATTGAGGTGGATAAAACGGAGAATTGTTACTGGGAGGACGGATCGAGCTATAGAGGAGTTTCGAACGTGTCCGCCTCCGGAAAGCCGTGCTTAAGATGGTCTTGGTTAATGAAAGAAATCTCCGATTTTCCGGAGCTCATCGGTCAGAACTATTGCAG aaatccaGGCAGTGTGGAAAATAGCCCTTGGTGTTTTGTCGATTCTTCCCGTGAGCGCATAATAGAAATTTGTGATATTCCAAAATGTGCAGATAAAATTTGGATTGCCATTGTCGGAACTACCGCAGCCACCatcttaatttttatagtCATTTTTGCAGTAATACTTTTCAAGAGGAGAACTATCATGCACTATGGCATGAGGAATATTCACAAT ATCAATACACCCAGCGccgataaaaatatttacggGAATTCACAGCTTAATAATGCTCAAGATGTTGGCAGAGGCAACATTGGCAATTTAACCGATCATGTTGCTCTGAACTCTAAGCTTATAGAAAGGAACACCCTCCTAAGAATATCTCATTTTACCCTGCAAGATGTTGAGTTCTTGGAAGAACTGGGCGAAGGAGCTTTTG GTAAAGTGTACAAGGGACAGCTTTTGCAGCCAAACAAAACCACAATTACAGTTGCCATCAAGGCTTTGAAGGAAAATGCCTCAGTAAAAACCCAGCAGGATTTTAAGCGAGAAATCGAGCTAATATCGGACTTAAAGCATCAGAATATAGTGTGCATTTTGGGAGTGGTCCTGAACAAAGAACCCTACTGTATGCTGTTTGAGTATATGGCCAATGGAGACCTGCACGAGTTTCTCATCTCAAACTCACCCACCGAAGGCAAATCGCTATCGCAACTGGAATTTCTGCAAATAGCTCTGCAAATCAGCGAGGGAATGCAGTACCTATCCGCCCATCATTATGTTCATCGCGACTTGGCAGCTCGAAACTGTCTTGTAAACGAGGGTTTGGTAGTCAAAATATCAGACTTTGGACTATCCAGAGATATTTACAGCTCAGATTATTATCG CGTTCAGTCAAAGTCGCTGTTACCTGTACGGTGGATGCCCTCAGAGTCGATATTGTATGGAAAGTTCACCACGGAGAGCGATGTATGGTCATTTGGAGTGGTTCTTTGGGAAATCTACAGCTACGGAATGCAg CCATATTACGGTTATAGTAACCAGGAAGTGATTAACCTTATTCGTTCACGGCAACTTCTATCCGCTCCGGAAAACTGCCCCACCGCAGTTTATTCCCTTATGATCGAGTGCTGGCATGAGCAATCAGTTAAACGTCCCACATTCACAGATATTTCGAACCGTCTAAAAACTTGGCACGAGGGCCACTTTAAAGCCAGTAATCCAGAAATGTGCGCTTAG
- the LOC128261375 gene encoding tyrosine-protein kinase transmembrane receptor Ror isoform X2: MNANCRMYALPSLCFSSMPICRTPERTNLLYFANVATNTKQYKNSNVTIRRKRTKTKDIKNINIFKKKSTIYEDVFSTDISSKYPPTRESENLKRICREECELLENELCQKEYAIAKRHPVIGMVGVEDCQKLPQHKDCLSLGITIEVDKTENCYWEDGSSYRGVSNVSASGKPCLRWSWLMKEISDFPELIGQNYCRNPGSVENSPWCFVDSSRERIIEICDIPKCADKIWIAIVGTTAATILIFIVIFAVILFKRRTIMHYGMRNIHNINTPSADKNIYGNSQLNNAQDVGRGNIGNLTDHVALNSKLIERNTLLRISHFTLQDVEFLEELGEGAFGKVYKGQLLQPNKTTITVAIKALKENASVKTQQDFKREIELISDLKHQNIVCILGVVLNKEPYCMLFEYMANGDLHEFLISNSPTEGKSLSQLEFLQIALQISEGMQYLSAHHYVHRDLAARNCLVNEGLVVKISDFGLSRDIYSSDYYRVQSKSLLPVRWMPSESILYGKFTTESDVWSFGVVLWEIYSYGMQPYYGYSNQEVINLIRSRQLLSAPENCPTAVYSLMIECWHEQSVKRPTFTDISNRLKTWHEGHFKASNPEMCA, from the exons ATGAATGCGAATTGTCGCATGTATGCTTTGCCCAGTTTATGTTTCAGTTCTATGCCGATTTGCAGAACTCCTGAACGCACGAATTTATTGTACTTTGCCAACGTGGCTACAAACACGAAACAgtacaaaaattcaaatgtcACAATTCGCCGAAAGAGAACCAAAACCAAAGACATTAAAAAcatcaacatttttaagaagAAATCCACCATCTATGAAGATGTGTTCAGCACTGATATTTCGAGTAAATACCCACCTACCAGAGAGTCTGAAAACCTAAAACGCATTTGCCGGGAGGAGTGCGAACTCCTAGAAAACGAGCTTTGTCAGAAGGAGTACGCAATCGCCAAACGGCATCCAGTCATCGGCATGGTTGGAGTCGAGGACTGCCAAAAGTTGCCCCAACACAAGGACTGCCTGTCCTTGGGCATAACCATTGAGGTGGATAAAACGGAGAATTGTTACTGGGAGGACGGATCGAGCTATAGAGGAGTTTCGAACGTGTCCGCCTCCGGAAAGCCGTGCTTAAGATGGTCTTGGTTAATGAAAGAAATCTCCGATTTTCCGGAGCTCATCGGTCAGAACTATTGCAG aaatccaGGCAGTGTGGAAAATAGCCCTTGGTGTTTTGTCGATTCTTCCCGTGAGCGCATAATAGAAATTTGTGATATTCCAAAATGTGCAGATAAAATTTGGATTGCCATTGTCGGAACTACCGCAGCCACCatcttaatttttatagtCATTTTTGCAGTAATACTTTTCAAGAGGAGAACTATCATGCACTATGGCATGAGGAATATTCACAAT ATCAATACACCCAGCGccgataaaaatatttacggGAATTCACAGCTTAATAATGCTCAAGATGTTGGCAGAGGCAACATTGGCAATTTAACCGATCATGTTGCTCTGAACTCTAAGCTTATAGAAAGGAACACCCTCCTAAGAATATCTCATTTTACCCTGCAAGATGTTGAGTTCTTGGAAGAACTGGGCGAAGGAGCTTTTG GTAAAGTGTACAAGGGACAGCTTTTGCAGCCAAACAAAACCACAATTACAGTTGCCATCAAGGCTTTGAAGGAAAATGCCTCAGTAAAAACCCAGCAGGATTTTAAGCGAGAAATCGAGCTAATATCGGACTTAAAGCATCAGAATATAGTGTGCATTTTGGGAGTGGTCCTGAACAAAGAACCCTACTGTATGCTGTTTGAGTATATGGCCAATGGAGACCTGCACGAGTTTCTCATCTCAAACTCACCCACCGAAGGCAAATCGCTATCGCAACTGGAATTTCTGCAAATAGCTCTGCAAATCAGCGAGGGAATGCAGTACCTATCCGCCCATCATTATGTTCATCGCGACTTGGCAGCTCGAAACTGTCTTGTAAACGAGGGTTTGGTAGTCAAAATATCAGACTTTGGACTATCCAGAGATATTTACAGCTCAGATTATTATCG CGTTCAGTCAAAGTCGCTGTTACCTGTACGGTGGATGCCCTCAGAGTCGATATTGTATGGAAAGTTCACCACGGAGAGCGATGTATGGTCATTTGGAGTGGTTCTTTGGGAAATCTACAGCTACGGAATGCAg CCATATTACGGTTATAGTAACCAGGAAGTGATTAACCTTATTCGTTCACGGCAACTTCTATCCGCTCCGGAAAACTGCCCCACCGCAGTTTATTCCCTTATGATCGAGTGCTGGCATGAGCAATCAGTTAAACGTCCCACATTCACAGATATTTCGAACCGTCTAAAAACTTGGCACGAGGGCCACTTTAAAGCCAGTAATCCAGAAATGTGCGCTTAG
- the LOC128261375 gene encoding tyrosine-protein kinase transmembrane receptor Ror isoform X3: MDTISSFILRFLLLLLLKWKDVGSHNVDSRIYGFQQSSGICHIYNGTICRDVLSNAHVFVSPNLTMNDLEERLKAAYGVIKESKDMNANCRMYALPSLCFSSMPICRTPERTNLLYFANVATNTKQYKNSNVTIRRKRTKTKDIKNINIFKKKSTIYEDVFSTDISSKYPPTRESENLKRICREECELLENELCQKEYAIAKRHPVIGMVGVEDCQKLPQHKDCLSLGITIEVDKTENCYWEDGSSYRGVSNVSASGKPCLRWSWLMKEISDFPELIGQNYCRNPGSVENSPWCFVDSSRERIIEICDIPKCADKIWIAIVGTTAATILIFIVIFAVILFKRRTIMHYGMRNIHNINTPSADKNIYGNSQLNNAQDVGRGNIGNLTDHVALNSKLIERNTLLRISHFTLQDVEFLEELGEGAFGNVQGTAFAAKQNHNYSCHQGFEGKCLSKNPAGF, encoded by the exons ATGGACACAATATCGTCATTTATTCTGCGTTTTTTGCTCCTACTTTTATTGAAATGGAAGGATGTGGGGAGCCATAATGTGGACTCACGAATTTACGG GTTTCAGCAGTCATCAGGGATTTGTCATATTTACAATGGCACTATTTGTCGAGATGTTTTGAGCAATGCCCATGTTTTTGTATCCCCCAATCTTACCATGAACGACTTGGAGGAGCGATTAAAAGCCGCATATGGCGTAATAAAGGAATCCAA AGATATGAATGCGAATTGTCGCATGTATGCTTTGCCCAGTTTATGTTTCAGTTCTATGCCGATTTGCAGAACTCCTGAACGCACGAATTTATTGTACTTTGCCAACGTGGCTACAAACACGAAACAgtacaaaaattcaaatgtcACAATTCGCCGAAAGAGAACCAAAACCAAAGACATTAAAAAcatcaacatttttaagaagAAATCCACCATCTATGAAGATGTGTTCAGCACTGATATTTCGAGTAAATACCCACCTACCAGAGAGTCTGAAAACCTAAAACGCATTTGCCGGGAGGAGTGCGAACTCCTAGAAAACGAGCTTTGTCAGAAGGAGTACGCAATCGCCAAACGGCATCCAGTCATCGGCATGGTTGGAGTCGAGGACTGCCAAAAGTTGCCCCAACACAAGGACTGCCTGTCCTTGGGCATAACCATTGAGGTGGATAAAACGGAGAATTGTTACTGGGAGGACGGATCGAGCTATAGAGGAGTTTCGAACGTGTCCGCCTCCGGAAAGCCGTGCTTAAGATGGTCTTGGTTAATGAAAGAAATCTCCGATTTTCCGGAGCTCATCGGTCAGAACTATTGCAG aaatccaGGCAGTGTGGAAAATAGCCCTTGGTGTTTTGTCGATTCTTCCCGTGAGCGCATAATAGAAATTTGTGATATTCCAAAATGTGCAGATAAAATTTGGATTGCCATTGTCGGAACTACCGCAGCCACCatcttaatttttatagtCATTTTTGCAGTAATACTTTTCAAGAGGAGAACTATCATGCACTATGGCATGAGGAATATTCACAAT ATCAATACACCCAGCGccgataaaaatatttacggGAATTCACAGCTTAATAATGCTCAAGATGTTGGCAGAGGCAACATTGGCAATTTAACCGATCATGTTGCTCTGAACTCTAAGCTTATAGAAAGGAACACCCTCCTAAGAATATCTCATTTTACCCTGCAAGATGTTGAGTTCTTGGAAGAACTGGGCGAAGGAGCTTTTGGTAA TGTACAAGGGACAGCTTTTGCAGCCAAACAAAACCACAATTACAGTTGCCATCAAGGCTTTGAAGGAAAATGCCTCAGTAAAAACCCAGCAGGATTTTAA
- the LOC128261378 gene encoding FUN14 domain-containing protein 2 — MSNYSEFLKKVFSDIGQRSAYSQMLIGVTSGWATGFTTMKVGKFAAFAVGGSIILLEIAHQEGLIKINWTKLDKTVDKLADKVESSLGREKNWKDKTERYVDNQLDRAESLLTRNSKKVSKWYTKLIGDEQGPKVNDLHIFLASFFGGVALGIATG, encoded by the exons atgagtaACTACtcggaatttttaaaaaaagtgtttagTGATATTGGTCAGCGTTCGGCCTATTCGCAAATGTTAATTGGAGTGACTTCAGGATG GGCCACAGGATTCACAACAATGAAGGTTGGCAAATTTGCAGCTTTTGCTGTCGGCGGCAGCATTATTTTACTTGAAATTGCGCACCAAGAAGgacttattaaaataaattggacAAAGTTGGATAAGACCGTTGATAAGCTGGCCGACAAAGTGGAATCTTCTTTAGGCCGTGAGAAAAACTGGAAAGATAAG ACCGAAAGATATGTCGACAACCAACTGGATAGGGCGGAAAGCTTGTTAACCAGAAACAGCAAGAAAGTGTCCAAGTGGTATACCAAGCTAATTGGCGACGAACAGGGCCCGAAAGTAAACGATCTGCACATATTTTTGGCATCATTTTTCGGGGGCGTGGCCCTTGGAATTGCAACTGGATAA